The Acidithiobacillus thiooxidans ATCC 19377 DNA window TCAAGAGTTGGGTGGGCTGGATGAAAAACAGTTTCAGGTTTCCTACAACGACATTGATCTCTGCCTGAAAGCACGCGAAGCCGGACATAAAATTGTGTTCACCCCTTGGGCGATGCTCCTCCATGAAGGTTCCGCCAGTCAGCGCGGTGAAGTCGAGAAAAAACCCAGCCCCGAAAAAGAAAAACGCTTTGCCGGCGAAAAAATGGCTTTTTATCAGAAATGGCTGCCGCAACTGGCTTTTGATCCCGCCTATAATCGCCATTTGAGTCTGGCGAGTACGGATTTCTTGCTTGAAGATCAGGCCGCCCTGACCTGGGACCCGGAATGGCGTCCGCGTCCGCGCATTCTGGTGCATCCGGCGGACCGGGAGGGTTGTGGAGAGTACCGGATCATCTCCCCTATGCGCGCCCTGCAAAAGGCGGGGAGGGCACAGGGCTGGGAAACCATGCGGATATTTGAACCGGCAGAAATGGAACGTTTTTCTCCGGAAAGTATTGTGTTGCAGCGGCAGATGGAATGGCCGCAAATCGATGCCCTGGAACGGCATAAAAAACTGCTGAAAACCTTCCGGGTATTTGAAATTGATGACTTAATCACCAATTTGCCGGTGAAAAGCCTGCACAAGGCCCAGATACACAAGGATATCGCCAAGCGGTTCCGCAAGGCAGCGGGTTTGTGTAACCGTCTGGTGGTCGCGACGGAGCCCCTCGCCAAAGCCTATAAAGGATTCGCCGATGAGCTGCGCGTTCAACCCAACTGTATTGAAGGCGCCATTTGGGGGTCCTTGCAGCCCCGCCGACGTGCTGAGGCCAAGCCCAGAGTAGGCTGGGCCGGTGGTGTAGGGCACACGGGTGATCTGGAAATGATCGCCGATGTGGTGCGCGATCTGGCCGACGAAGTGGACTGGGTGTTTTTCGGCCTCTGTCCCGATGCCCTGCGTCCTTATGTCCGCGAGTTTCATACTGGGGTACCCTTACCCCAGTATCCCAACAAATTGGCTAGTCTGGACCTGGATCTGGCTTTGGCGCCCTTAGAGAATAATTCGTTCAATGAAGCCAAAAGCCACCTGCGGATTCTGGAATACGGGATTCTCGGCTATCCGGTGATTTGTTCAGACATTTTCCCCTATCAGGGAGATTTCCCCGTCACCCGGGTTGCCAACCGCTATCGCGACTGGGTACGGGCCATCCGTGAGCAGATTGCCGATCGGCAGGCGCTGGAAGCGGCGGGCGACTGCTTGCGGGAACATGTGCGCGCCCACTGGCTACTGGAGGAGCATCTGGACGACTGGCTGGCGGCTTGGCTGCCCTGAGGCTCAAAGCCCGCTATCTTCATAAAGATCATCCAGAGATAGGCTGATGGATAACCCTCCACAGTCCAACTGGAGGATATCGCCGGGGTCGAGAATCTGCTCGCCCCAAGTGCTCCCTTCGCGACTGAACAGGCGGGCGTAAACCCGCTCAGAATCTACCAGAAGATAGTACCGTAAAGCATGGGTATCCCGGTAGGCGAGCCATTTTTCCCGCTGGTCGATGGCGGCGGTAGCCGGAGATAAGACCTCGGCCAGAAAGCAGGGCGCGCTTTTGTACAAGGGATAATTGTCTTCTGGATCACAGACCAGCATGGCATCAGGATAATAATAGGCCTGATGGGTGGAGATGCGCAGCTTCAAGTCCGCCATGAAGGCACGGCATGGGTGACCACGGCTGACTGCGCGTAGATGAAAAAAAATATTACCCGCAATACGGTTGTGTCGCTCGCTGGCACCGGCCATGGCAAACACTTCGCCAGCCAGATACTCGCTTTTAACATCAGCCAGTGCTTCGGCATCAAGGTACTCTGTTTCGCTCAGGCTTCGATGCTCGGTACAGGCGCTCATGGGTTACCTCGGTGATGAAGGGGGCCATTGGCGATGAATGTAGCTTGTAGGGACTGGATCCTCAAGCTCTGGAAATGGCCGGTTTGCCCGGAAAGAAGAGCGGCAACATATTGCCACTTTTGAGTCGGCTTAATGTCATATCTTGGCGCAACTACCATCAAATATGCCTTGATCAGCTTTATCCTGCTGATATTCCGGTATTAAATAAATATGGTACTGATTTTGCTTCCAGTCTTGAGTGTTGGTGCTGCAAACAGACGGACAGGCAATGGCTATATCAGGTGTGATCAATACAAATACTTCGACTTTGAACACGCTGGACGCACTCAATGGCACCCAGGGTGGCCTTGATACTTATTTGCAACAGCTATCTACGGGTAAGCGTATCAATAGCCCGGCTGATAATCCGGCAGACTACGCCATCGCCCAGCGTTTTCAAACCCAAATCAATGGGCTGAACCAGGCGATTGCCAAAGGCAATCAAGGCGTTTCCCTGGTACAGACCGCTACTGGAGCCGTCCAGAATCAGATCAATTTATTGCAGCAGATTCGGACCACGGCAGTGCAGGCTGCCAATGCTTCCAATACCACTTCAGATCGCCAGGCTCTGCAGGGCGTGGTCAGTCAGTTGCTGGCCCAGGTGCAGACCATTGCGACCCAGACCCAGTTCAACGGTCAGAACTTGCTGGATGGCACTTTTGCGGGTACTGCCTTTCAGGTGGGTGCCAACTCCAACCAGATAATCAATGCGGCGGTGGGAAATGCGCAGACTTCAGCCATGGGCGATCATATACCCGCAGTTTCTCCGTACAGCGATAGCTACGGATGTAATGGCTCCTTTGTGAGCGGCGGTTTTGCGCCCGGAGGTGCCTTTACCATCACTCCTGCCCAGACCAGTGCTTACTTTACTTTTAGCGGTGGTTCTTATGATTTCTACATATTTCGCGGTCTGCAGAATGGTGGAGAAATCGGTAGCAAAATCAAAGTGACATTGACGGGAAACCCGCCGGATACGCAGGAACTGAATAAAATGGCTGCAGCCATCAGTAGCGCAGGAATCAAAATATCTGGCACAACGCAATTGGTTAATGGCACACCTGTACTGAAATTGACCTATCCTGCCAACGACAAGGACATTTCCTTTAGCGGCCCACCCTATGTAACCAGTGGAAGTTATGATTATAACAGTCAAACAAATGAAATCACCGTAACATTGCCTGATAGCGCGCCGCATCTGAATTCACTGCTCAGCGCCGTGAACCAAAATGTGGTTTCCGTAACTAAAACCGGTTCATCTACACAGCTGACATATCCTGCCAGTGGGCAACGATATGCTTTCATAGAAGATTCTAACATTACCCAGAATCCGCCAATTATAAATAGTAGCAGCGGCAGTATAACGTACACCCAGAATAATGGCGGGTCGGCTATGGCTCCAGACTCAACCGGAATGTTTCAGGAGGTTCACATAGAGAATGATGCCTTCAGTTCCAGAGGAACGCTGATCACCAGTAATACGCCTGCCTCAGAGGCGATTATCCCCCCCAACACCTATTATGGCTCCTTCAGTTCCGGAACGGGGAGTAGCGGACTGAGCATCCAAGGTCCATTCGGTAGCGCGCAAGTGGATGTCAACACCGAGACAGAATCAGCAGCAAGCATCACTACGGCGGTCAATGCCGTATCCCAGCAGACGGGGGTCAAGGCCCGGGCCTATACCAGTGCCTCTTTTCTGGTGGCTACGGGAAGCTATACTTTTACCCTCAGTAATGGGAGTAGTGGTTTACCCAGAAATGCCGTGAACATCTCTGCCAGTGTGAACAATGCAGCCAACGGCCAGCCCAATTTGAATGCCTTGTTGACGGCCGTCAACCAGCACACGGCAGTAACCGGCATTGCTGCCAGTAGCCGGGTAATCAATGGTAAACCCGAGCTGATTCTCACCAATGCCAATGGCGAGAATATCAATATTTCAGCTGGGTTAGCCAATGGTCAGTTGGCATCCACGGCCCTTGCCGCAGGCTCCACCGGCAGTTTGCAAGCCGTAAGTGGCAGCACTCAGGCCCTTATCGGTTACCCCATCAACAGTTGATCTCATGCCGCGTTAATCCAGGGGGCGGTGCAATTTGCTTCGGCCAGCGCCTATCGGATCAATAATGGCGATATGATCGGATTCAGCAGCCAGGTCAGCAGACTGCAGAGTGGTTCGGCTCTGGCCGATATTGATGTGAGCACCCAAGAGGGGGCGCAACGGACCATTACCATTGTGGATCAAGCCTTGAACTATTTGAACCAGCAAGCCAGTGAGCTGGGTGCCACCCAAACCCGGATTCAGGTTTCAGTAGTCAATGACCAGAGCTCGGCCACCAATATGCAGTCGGCCCAATCGACTGTCCAGGATGCCAGTATTGCCCAGGCAACCTCACAGTTGACCAAATACCAGATTTTACAACAGGCAGGCATCTCGACCCTGGCTCAGGAAAACGCACTTCAGCAGGCCTATCTCAAGCTTCTGCCATCAGGCTGAGATGTTCAAAGCGATAAACATCATCGCTTCCCCACTAACTGAGTCGATTCAAGTTTTTTCGCTGGAGTGTCGTTATAAGGAATGTACGAAGTAAGTACAGCTTGGCAAGGATGCCATTTCAACCCTAAGAAAGGAGCACGATCATGGCAATTTCAGGAATTATCAATACCAATACCTCAGCATTGAGTACGCTGAATGCATTAAATGGTACGCAAGGAAGTCTCAATACATACCTTCAGCAGTTGTCCACGGGCAAGAGTATCAATGGCCCGGCGGATAACCCTGCGGGTTACGCCATCGCCCAGCGTTTTCAGACCCAGATCAACGGGTTGAATCAGGCGGTTTCCAACGGTAACCAGGGCGTTTCTCTGGTGCAGACTGCTACAGGTGCCATTCAGAACCAGACCAGCCTTTTGCAGCAGATTCGGACTACAGCGGTCCAGGCAGCTAACGCTTCCAACACCACATCAGACCGCCAGGCTCTGCAGGGTGTGGTCAGCCAATTGTTGGCGCAGGTACAAACCATTGCCACCCAGACCCAGTTCAATGGTCAAAACCTGCTGGATGGCACTTTTGCGGGTGCGTCGTTTCAGGTAGGTGCCAACTCTAACCAAATCATTAACGTTGCGGTTGGCGATACCAAAACGAATGCGATGGGAAATTATTCAGCGACTGCTTCTGGGAGTACATATACGAGCAGTGGATCTTTTCAGAATGGTGGTTATACCCCTGGTGGATCATTTACGATCAGTGCCAGTGGCACGGGTAATTTTAATGCCGGTTCAGGGGCAAGTGGTTTGATCATCCAGGGGAGCGTCGGTAACGCTTCAGTGAGTGTGAATTCTTCGACTGAGTCCGCAGCCAATCTTGCCGCTGCGGTGAACGGTGTTTCTGCTCAGACAGGGGTTACGGCTAAGGCTTATACCAGTGTGGCTTTCACAGCTACAACAGGTACGTACACCTTTACTCTTAGTAACGGTAGCAGTGGTGCTGCGACTAATGCAGTTAATGTATCTGCCGATGTCACTGAGGGTTCCAATGGTCAGGCTAATATTAGTTCGCTGGTCACGGCCATCAATAATCAAGCGGCTGTTACTGGGGTATCGGCAAGTACTCAGACCGTCAATGGTTCAACGGAATTAGTGCTGACCAATGCGAACGGTAATAACATCAACATTTCGGCTGGTATTACATCTGGCGGGGCTTTGATTGGATCCGGACTTGCTTCTGGGTCAACAGGTTCATTAACCGCTGTTAGCGGAAGTACACCATCTACTGTCGGTTCAGCCATTACTTCTGGTTCTGCAAACGCCCTGATTCAGGGGGCGGTGCAATTTGAGTCTGCTAGCTCCTACGCCATTGGCAATGGGGGTAATATTGGGTTTAGCGCTCAGGCAACCAGCTTGAGTGGATCAGAGGTGTCAAACATCAATGTTACCACCGCCGCCGGTGCCCAGCAGGCCATCGGTATTGTTGATCAGGCCATCAACTATCTGAACCAGCAAAACGGTAGTCTTGGTGCTATCCAGAACCGGATTCAGGCTTCGGTTTCCAATGATCAGACTACGGCTACCAACCTGCAGTCTGCGCAATCGGTGGTTCAGGATGCGAATATCGCGCAGGCGACTTCGCAGTTGACCAAGTATCAGATTCTGCAGCAGGCAGGTATTTCTACCCTGGCGCAGGAAAACTCCTTGCAGCAGAGCTACCTCAAGCTTCTGCCCTAAGGTAATGATGCTTTAATCAGTTTCTCTCCCACTTCTGCAGGGTGGGAGGGTTTTATCAGCGGAGAATCAATATGGATGCTCTCTCTATGGCAACGAGTTCGTTATCTATACCCGGAAGTGCAGCGTCTGATACGCAGCAAGGGAGTGAGGCGAATGTTCCTCCAACCCGGCCGCCAACAGCGCAGCCAAATACTTTAGAAAGCACTTCAACAACACCCAAAAACAAAACATTGCATCCTGAAAAAGTGCAACAGGCTATTCAGAAATTACAAAATAATTTACCAGCAAGTGCTTCTGTTACCTTACAAGCTGGTCTGGACCCGGACGGAACGCATCCCGGACAGGTTCTGGTGAAACTCAGTGATAAAGTCACCAAACAAACATTTTTTGAATATTACGTCCCGGCCGAACAGGTCGTGAAAAGTGCTGAAACCGGAGACGCATTGCAACCCGGCAGCCTGATGAATACCAAGGCCTGAATTTTTTAAATTTATTATGCAGGAGTAAAGATTATGACCGCTTCACTATCTGGTTTGGTCAGTGGCATTGATGTCCAGTCACTTATTACGAATTTAAGTGCGGCTTATCAGGCCCCTATTACTATCCTGCAAAATCAGCAACAATCTTATCAAACGACTTTAAGTGCCTGGGGTACCCTGCAGAGTAGTCTATCCGGTTTGCAGTCGGCCATGAGCAGTTTGCAGAATCTGGGTAATACCAATAATCGCAGCGTGACTCTTTCCAATGATAATGCGGCCTCGGCTACGGCTTCTGCCAATGCGCCGCAGGGAAGTTACAGTCTGAGTAATATGGTTCTGGCGCAGTCCCAGAGTATTTATTCCAGCAATTTTACCAGCGCCACCAATAATTCAGTGGGTACCGGTACCCTGCAAATTCAGGTGGGTAGTGGTGCTGTCCAGAATGTGGCTATCAATGCTTCCAATGACAGTCTGGATGGCATTGCCAGTGCCATTAATCAGGCCAACACCGGAGTGAATGCCGCCGTTGTCTATGATGGCACCGGCTATCGCCTGACTTTGACCGGAAAGGGTACAGGGGTGAATAGTGCTTTCTCGGTCAGTACCAGTGGTGCAACGGGCAGCTTATCTTCGCTCAGCTACAGTAATGGTAATGGCGCATCTGGTTCCATGACCTTGAGCCAACAGGCTCAAAATGCCGGTGTCAGCATTAACGGTTTGCCGGTTACCAGTACGACCAATACGATTTCCGGAGCTATTCCCGGAGTAACGCTCAATTTGCTGCAGGCCAGCGGTAGTGCAACCTTGCAGGTTTCCAGCAGCAATAGCGGTTTTGTGACGGGTGTGCAGAGCTTTGTGAGTGCTTTCAATAAGACCATGGGCACTATCAACCAGTTGACCGCTTATAATGCTCAGGCTGGTTCCGGTGGTCCTCTGTTGGGTGATGCTTCGGTGCAGGGTTTGCGGACCCAGTTGCTGGATATGATTTCCGGACAGGGCATCGGGATCTCTTCGGGTAGTTCGTATAACTCCCTGGGCAGTGTGGGTTTGGGACTCACCAGCAGTGGTACGATCAGTTTGAATACCGGCACTTTGACTACGGCGCTCTCTGCTGATTTCAATACGGTAGCGGGCCTCTTCGGGCAGGCGGGTAGTACCAGCAACGCCAATGTTCAGTATCTGAACGCGACCAGCGCAACGCAGGCAGGGACTTATGCCATTAATGTGAGTCAGGCCGCGACCCAGGCCAGCACTTCGGGGAGTGCCGCCATTCCTTCCGGTGGCATTCTTCAGAGCGAAAGCCTGACTTTTGGGTCGGGGGCCAGTTCGGTGGTGGTGTCCTTGAGTTCGGGCAGCACCCTCAATGATATTGTGAGTACTATTAATGATACCTTGCAGCAGTCGGGTATGACGGGGATTACCGCCAGCGCCAATAATGGTTATCTCGAATTGCAGTCCAATGCTTACGGGAGCGCCCAGTCTTTCACCGTAAAATCCAACGTGGCGGCAGGTTCCGGCGGTACCGGAATTGGTACGAGCTTGTTGACAGCTACCGGAACCGATGTAGCGGGGACGATTAATGGCCAAAGTACCAGCGGTTCCGGTCAAACCATGACCGTCACCGGACCGGGGAATGCTTCGGGTTTGCAGGTCAGCATTACCGGAAACAGCACCGGCAATCTTGGTTCGGTAACCCTCAGTCAGGGTTTGTATCAACAGATGAGTGCGCTTCTGAGCTCGGCGCTGAACACCCAAAGTGGTTTTGTGAGCGCCGCCCAGAACGGTATCACTTCTTCCATCAATGGCTTGGGGGCGCAGATTACAACATTGCAGCAGTCAGCCTCCAATCAGACCGCGTTGCTTACCCAGCAGTTTGCTGCCATGCAGTCACAACTGTCTTCTCTGCAGTCTACCAGTCAGTATCTGAATGCATTTTATTCTTCCAATAGTTCCAGCTCGTCCAGTTCCAGTTCGAGCTCCAGTAGTTAAGGGAGGTTTTAAGCTATGAGTGTAGCGACAGCGGCGGCCATGCAGGCTTATAAGCAGGTCGGCAATCAGGGGATTTCCAGTGATCGTCTGGTGTTGCTGGGGCTGGAAGGAATTCTGGAATATATCCGGCGTGCCCGTCTGGCGATTCAGACTAAGGACCTGAGCGTCAAGGCGGATTCCATGGACAAAGCCTACCAGCTGACCGCCCACCTTTTGGCCAGTGTGAACTTCGAGCAGGGCGGTGAAATTGCCAAAAATCTCGACAGTCTTTATCGTTTCCTGTTAAATCAGTTGGCACAAGCCAATATTTTTGATGATTTGCAGGCGCTGGATGCCTGCCAGCCGGTGCTGGTGGATCTGCGCGACGCGTGGAGGGGACTGCTGGGTCATTCCTGAGGCATAACTTTCCGCATCTGAAGGAGTGACTGATGCTGGAGCAGCATGCCGTGGTACTGGAAGATGTGCTTCCCCTGAGCCTGGAGAAGGGTCAAGTAGATCCTGCGCGACGCGGTCGTCTGATGTTGGATAATTTGGCGCTTCTCAAGGCATTGCTGGTGATGGATGATCACTTGCTGATGGAGGATGACAACCGGGAAGCCATCAGCAGCCTGGAAACCAAAATTGATTTGCTGCTGCTGTTGGTAGGTAAGGGCATACAAGGGCTGGAACCTTTGCCAACATCTTATTCCTGCGCGCTGGGTGCAGAAGATCTGTATTGGGAGACTACATCTTCGGCAGAGTTTCCCCATGAGCATGGCCCGGTCTGCGTGGCCCTTTTTTTGCGCCCCAGGATTGCCATGCCGCTGTTTCTTCCGGGTACCCTCCAGATGTCAGTGACTCAGCCGGAGGGTAGCGCAGAAACGCTATCTCGTTATCATTTGCACTTTCAGCTAGACGCGCGCGTGCAAGAATCACTGGATCGACTAATATTCCGTCACCATCGGCGTTCCATAGCGCGGCAAAAGGATCATCATTTGTCCGCAGAATGACAGGCGTTTGTTATGTACACTGAAGTAAGCACGGAAAACGGATCAACTCTGGAGAGGCGCAGCCTGTCGCGCGAAAGTTGCGGACTGGTTGGAAACAGTGTGCCTATTCAGCGCATGACGGCGATGCTGGCCAAGGTGGCGAAAACGGACAGTACCGTCTTGATTCTGGGTGAATCGGGTACGGGCAAGGAAGTGATAGCCCGCTGTCTGCATCAGCACTCCTTACGTAGTCAGGGACCTTTTGTGGCAGTTAATTGTGGAGCTATTCCAGAAGAATTGATGGAAAGCGAGCTTTTCGGGCATGAGAAAGGGGCTTTTACGGGTGCTTTGGCCGCGCGTAAAGGCCGTTTTGAGCTGGCCGAGGGCGGCACCCTTTTTCTGGATGAAATTGCCGAAATGAGTCCGCAAATGCAGGTGAAACTGCTGCGTGTGCTTCAGGAAAAACAATTTGAACGGGTGGGCGGTGCGCGGGTGATGGAGAGCCATGTGCGGATACTGGCCGCTACGCATCGTAATCTGGAGGAACGGATTCAGGAAGGCAGCTTCAGAGAGGACCTGTATTATCGTCTGAATGTTTTTCCGGTGCACGTGCCCCCCCTGCGCGATCGCCCGGGCGATATTCATTTGTTGTTTGCTTATTTTATGGATAAGTTGATCACGGAAGGTCATTTAGCCGTTAAGCTTGAGGGGGATTCCCTGCGGGCCATGGATGCCTACCACTGGCCCGGGAATGTCCGGGAACTCCGCAATCTGGCAGAAAGGCTGGTAATTTTGCATGGTGGTGAGACACTTTCCTGTGCAGACCTGCCCGCCCGCATGCGCAGTGTGGAAAATTTGGAGTTGCAGGATGAACGGCAAAGTCTTGCCGCCGTGTGGGCAGAGCCTTCGGTGAGATTGCCGGAGCCGCCCTTTGATCTCAAATTGCATCTGGAAGAAATAGAAAAGGAATTCCTGCTGCAAGCGCTGGCTAAGTGCGATCAGGTGGTTGCCCGTGCTGCAGAACGTTTGGGACTGCGCCGGACGACCATGGTCGAGAAACTGAAAAAATACG harbors:
- a CDS encoding Uma2 family endonuclease, with product MSACTEHRSLSETEYLDAEALADVKSEYLAGEVFAMAGASERHNRIAGNIFFHLRAVSRGHPCRAFMADLKLRISTHQAYYYPDAMLVCDPEDNYPLYKSAPCFLAEVLSPATAAIDQREKWLAYRDTHALRYYLLVDSERVYARLFSREGSTWGEQILDPGDILQLDCGGLSISLSLDDLYEDSGL
- a CDS encoding flagellin; its protein translation is MQFASASAYRINNGDMIGFSSQVSRLQSGSALADIDVSTQEGAQRTITIVDQALNYLNQQASELGATQTRIQVSVVNDQSSATNMQSAQSTVQDASIAQATSQLTKYQILQQAGISTLAQENALQQAYLKLLPSG
- a CDS encoding flagellin produces the protein MAISGIINTNTSALSTLNALNGTQGSLNTYLQQLSTGKSINGPADNPAGYAIAQRFQTQINGLNQAVSNGNQGVSLVQTATGAIQNQTSLLQQIRTTAVQAANASNTTSDRQALQGVVSQLLAQVQTIATQTQFNGQNLLDGTFAGASFQVGANSNQIINVAVGDTKTNAMGNYSATASGSTYTSSGSFQNGGYTPGGSFTISASGTGNFNAGSGASGLIIQGSVGNASVSVNSSTESAANLAAAVNGVSAQTGVTAKAYTSVAFTATTGTYTFTLSNGSSGAATNAVNVSADVTEGSNGQANISSLVTAINNQAAVTGVSASTQTVNGSTELVLTNANGNNINISAGITSGGALIGSGLASGSTGSLTAVSGSTPSTVGSAITSGSANALIQGAVQFESASSYAIGNGGNIGFSAQATSLSGSEVSNINVTTAAGAQQAIGIVDQAINYLNQQNGSLGAIQNRIQASVSNDQTTATNLQSAQSVVQDANIAQATSQLTKYQILQQAGISTLAQENSLQQSYLKLLP
- the fliD gene encoding flagellar filament capping protein FliD — encoded protein: MTASLSGLVSGIDVQSLITNLSAAYQAPITILQNQQQSYQTTLSAWGTLQSSLSGLQSAMSSLQNLGNTNNRSVTLSNDNAASATASANAPQGSYSLSNMVLAQSQSIYSSNFTSATNNSVGTGTLQIQVGSGAVQNVAINASNDSLDGIASAINQANTGVNAAVVYDGTGYRLTLTGKGTGVNSAFSVSTSGATGSLSSLSYSNGNGASGSMTLSQQAQNAGVSINGLPVTSTTNTISGAIPGVTLNLLQASGSATLQVSSSNSGFVTGVQSFVSAFNKTMGTINQLTAYNAQAGSGGPLLGDASVQGLRTQLLDMISGQGIGISSGSSYNSLGSVGLGLTSSGTISLNTGTLTTALSADFNTVAGLFGQAGSTSNANVQYLNATSATQAGTYAINVSQAATQASTSGSAAIPSGGILQSESLTFGSGASSVVVSLSSGSTLNDIVSTINDTLQQSGMTGITASANNGYLELQSNAYGSAQSFTVKSNVAAGSGGTGIGTSLLTATGTDVAGTINGQSTSGSGQTMTVTGPGNASGLQVSITGNSTGNLGSVTLSQGLYQQMSALLSSALNTQSGFVSAAQNGITSSINGLGAQITTLQQSASNQTALLTQQFAAMQSQLSSLQSTSQYLNAFYSSNSSSSSSSSSSSSS
- the fliS gene encoding flagellar export chaperone FliS, yielding MSVATAAAMQAYKQVGNQGISSDRLVLLGLEGILEYIRRARLAIQTKDLSVKADSMDKAYQLTAHLLASVNFEQGGEIAKNLDSLYRFLLNQLAQANIFDDLQALDACQPVLVDLRDAWRGLLGHS
- a CDS encoding PilZ domain-containing protein yields the protein MLEQHAVVLEDVLPLSLEKGQVDPARRGRLMLDNLALLKALLVMDDHLLMEDDNREAISSLETKIDLLLLLVGKGIQGLEPLPTSYSCALGAEDLYWETTSSAEFPHEHGPVCVALFLRPRIAMPLFLPGTLQMSVTQPEGSAETLSRYHLHFQLDARVQESLDRLIFRHHRRSIARQKDHHLSAE
- a CDS encoding sigma-54 interaction domain-containing protein, which produces MYTEVSTENGSTLERRSLSRESCGLVGNSVPIQRMTAMLAKVAKTDSTVLILGESGTGKEVIARCLHQHSLRSQGPFVAVNCGAIPEELMESELFGHEKGAFTGALAARKGRFELAEGGTLFLDEIAEMSPQMQVKLLRVLQEKQFERVGGARVMESHVRILAATHRNLEERIQEGSFREDLYYRLNVFPVHVPPLRDRPGDIHLLFAYFMDKLITEGHLAVKLEGDSLRAMDAYHWPGNVRELRNLAERLVILHGGETLSCADLPARMRSVENLELQDERQSLAAVWAEPSVRLPEPPFDLKLHLEEIEKEFLLQALAKCDQVVARAAERLGLRRTTMVEKLKKYGLSTIRDMDH